One window of Cygnus atratus isolate AKBS03 ecotype Queensland, Australia chromosome 17, CAtr_DNAZoo_HiC_assembly, whole genome shotgun sequence genomic DNA carries:
- the FZD10 gene encoding frizzled-10 translates to MGPGARSLVRAVLVLCCLSGSCAGISSIDIDRPGDGRCQPIEIPMCKDIGYNMTRMPNLMGHENQREAAIQLHEFAPLVEYGCHSHLKFFLCSLYAPMCTEQVSTPIPACRVMCEQARLKCSPIMEQFNFKWPDSLDCSKLPNKNDPNYLCMEAPNNGSDEPPRGSSMLPPMFRPQRPSGGHDLQQHKDSLSRTSCENPGKFHHVEKSASCAPLCTPGVDVYWSRDDKQFAVIWIAIWSILCFFSSAFTVLTFLIDPQRFKYPERPIIFLSMCYCVYSVGYIIRLFSGAESIACDRDSGQLYVIQEGLESTGCTIVFLVLYYFGMASSLWWVILTLTWFLAAGKKWGHEAIEANSSYFHLAAWAIPAVKTIMILVMRRVAGDELTGLCYVGSMDVNALTGFVLIPLACYLIIGTSFILSGFVALFHIRRVMKTGGENTDKLEKLMVRIGVFSVLYTVPATCVIACYFYERLNMDYWKIVATQQKCKMNNHTKNLDCTMNNSIPAVEIFMVKIFMLLVVGITSGMWIWTSKTLQSWQNVCSRRLKKRSRRKPASVITSSGIYKKPQHPQKTHLAKYESTLQPPTCV, encoded by the coding sequence ATGGGGCCGGGGGCCCGGAGCTTGGTGCGGGccgtgctggtgctgtgctgcctgagCGGCTCCTGCGCTGGGATAAGCTCCATCGACATCGACCGGCCCGGCGACGGGAGGTGCCAGCCCATAGAAATCCCCATGTGCAAGGATATAGGGTACAACATGACGAGGATGCCGAACCTGATGGGACACGAGAACCAGAGGGAAGCTGCCATCCAGCTGCACGAGTTTGCCCCCTTGGTGGAGTACGGCTGCCACAGCCATCTGAAgtttttcctctgctccctctATGCCCCGATGTGCACGGAGCAAGTTTCTACACCGATCCCAGCCTGCAGGGTCATGTGTGAGCAGGCGAGGCTGAAATGCTCTCCCATTATGGAGCAGTTCAATTTCAAGTGGCCAGACTCCTTAGACTGCAGCAAACTGCCCAACAAGAATGACCCCAATTACCTGTGCATGGAAGCCCCCAACAACGGGTCGGACGAGCCACCCAGAGGATCCAGCATGCTGCCGCCCATGTTCCGGCCACAGCGGCCCAGCGGTGGCCACgacctgcagcagcacaaggacAGCCTGAGCAGAACCTCCTGTGAAAACCCCGGCAAGTTCCACCATGTGGAAAAGAGTGCTTCCTGCGCACCGCTCTGCACCCCAGGGGTTGACGTTTACTGGAGCAGGGATGACAAGCAGTTTGCTGTCATTTGGATTGCCATCTGGTCCATTCTGTGCTTCTTCTCCAGTGCTTTTACTGTACTCACCTTTCTGATAGATCCGCAGCGTTTCAAGTACCCTGAGAGGCCCATTATCTTCCTGTCTATGTGCTACTGTGTCTACTCGGTGGGGTACATTATTCGCCTCTTTTCAGGTGCTGAAAGCATCGCCTGTGATAGGGACAGCGGCCAGCTCTATGTCATCCAGGAAGGACTGGAGAGCACTGGCTGCACCATTGTGTTCCTGGTTCTGTATTACTTTGGTATGGCGAGCTCCTTGTGGTGGGTAATCCTGACTTTAACTTGGTTTCTGgcagctgggaaaaaatggGGGCACGAAGCAATTGAAGCAAACAGTAGCTACTTTCATTTGGCAGCCTGGGCCATACCGGCTGTGAAGACCATAATGATCCTGGTTATGAGAAGGGTGGCTGGAGATGAGCTGACAGGGTTGTGCTATGTTGGAAGCATGGATGTGAATGCCTTGACTGGGTTTGTACTCATTCCTTTGGCTTGTTATCTAATCATTGGcacttcttttattctttctgggTTTGTGGCCCTTTTTCATATCAGGAGGGTGATGAAAACAGGTGGAGAAAATACTGACAAGTTGGAGAAGCTGATGGTCAGGATTGGTGTCTTCTCAGTCTTGTATACAGTGCCTGCAACTTGCGTGATAGCTTGCTATTTTTATGAAAGACTTAATATGGATTATTGGAAAATTGTGGCAACTCAACAGAAATGCAAGATGAACAATCACACTAAAAACTTGGACTGCACGATGAATAATTCTATTCCAGCAGTAGAAATTTTCATGGTCAAAATTTTTATGTTATTAGTTGTGGGCATTACTAGTGGTATGTGGATCTGGACTTCCAAGACTCTTCAGTCCTGGCAAAATGTTTGTAGTCGAAGATTAAAGAAGAGAAGTAGGAGAAAACCTGCAAGTGTTATTACAAGTAGCGGAATCTACAAAAAACCTCAACATCCACAGAAAACTCACCTTGCAAAATATGAATCAACGTTACAACCACCCACTTGTGTGTGA